Proteins from a single region of Murdochiella vaginalis:
- a CDS encoding DctP family TRAP transporter solute-binding subunit: MKQIRKILTAGLIFSMLLLVACQGNGGKPGEKEVSSPKKENDSITLRVASVVSQSAKDAAEIFTKEVAEKTDGRIQVKFFHDNQLGDDKAVVESTQMGDIDMAISPITPLASFFDDFFLFDAPFIFSDYQEVYDVLDGEVGQGMMRDLEQFKLKVLGFGENGFRYLTNNKLPVKSPDDLKGLKIRVMENEIQLKTWEALGANPTPMSFNELYTALQQNTVDGEENSLGIIDSSQFMTVQKYLTLDKHTYVPFVFCMNLDKFNELSKEDQAVLLEAGKTWVKNQREFSQKYDHSILEKYQKDDQLEVIDISSDEQAVWKKKIEDAGIYKLIREKLSHPEYLDTILK, translated from the coding sequence ATGAAACAAATTAGAAAGATCTTGACAGCGGGGTTAATTTTTTCAATGTTACTGTTAGTAGCTTGCCAAGGTAATGGAGGAAAACCTGGGGAAAAAGAAGTTTCTTCACCCAAAAAAGAAAACGATTCGATAACCTTAAGAGTGGCAAGTGTTGTTTCACAATCAGCCAAGGATGCTGCAGAAATCTTTACTAAAGAAGTGGCAGAAAAAACAGATGGACGAATCCAAGTAAAATTTTTCCATGACAATCAATTAGGTGATGATAAAGCTGTTGTCGAGAGTACTCAAATGGGGGATATCGATATGGCCATTTCACCGATTACGCCTCTTGCTTCTTTCTTCGATGATTTCTTTTTGTTTGATGCCCCATTTATTTTCAGCGACTATCAGGAAGTTTATGATGTCTTAGATGGTGAAGTTGGGCAAGGAATGATGAGGGATCTAGAACAATTCAAACTAAAAGTCTTAGGTTTTGGTGAAAATGGATTTAGATACCTGACAAATAATAAGCTTCCTGTTAAAAGCCCTGATGATTTAAAGGGACTCAAAATTCGTGTTATGGAAAATGAAATTCAGTTAAAAACATGGGAAGCATTAGGAGCAAACCCTACACCGATGTCTTTTAATGAACTATATACTGCGTTACAGCAAAACACTGTAGATGGCGAGGAAAATTCATTAGGGATAATCGATAGTAGCCAATTTATGACTGTTCAGAAATATCTGACCCTAGATAAGCATACCTATGTTCCCTTTGTATTTTGTATGAATTTAGATAAGTTCAATGAATTAAGCAAAGAAGATCAAGCAGTCCTGCTTGAGGCAGGGAAGACCTGGGTGAAAAATCAAAGAGAGTTTTCACAGAAGTATGACCACAGCATCTTGGAAAAGTATCAGAAGGATGACCAACTTGAGGTGATCGATATTAGTTCAGACGAACAGGCTGTTTGGAAAAAGAAAATCGAGGACGCTGGGATTTATAAATTAATCCGTGAAAAGTTATCGCATCCTGAGTACCTGGATACTATTTTAAAATAG
- a CDS encoding gluconokinase has translation MKFLVLESSTSSGKALYFDTEQESDPQIKAISYPFTGADLTQHNAQVVYELTLQSAREVLQDRRVDAIAISGTWHSLGLFDQEMKPVTPVFPWNSTIASPICRELRSDLAWKSYYLETGCMINSIYPFFKLLYLSQLGYDLKDYYIGGQNVFNFYQLTKKYMVSECLVSGSGLYNINTQDYDEKLNRLLGVSTSNLPSIVPSNSVFPLDPGAARLLNISPGIPVMVPNSDGGLNQVAENAQNPGQATFSVGTSGAIRISTAQPVLSPNQSTWCYRSPVNWLTGVATSGACNCIDWFRMNFAAGMDYSALEAEQNSYDAPIFLPFLNGERCPGWNDQREASFHGIKAQHTIQDLYQAVQEGILFNLFQSYLELIALVGKPDSIYLSGGILNSDKWIQVCADIFCQPLFLSHNNQASLIGALKLLLNHFKEKDCFLETSRKTVFPKGERQRLYQNRYERYLEAYNSFKQI, from the coding sequence ATGAAATTTTTGGTATTAGAATCTTCAACATCTTCAGGTAAAGCACTCTATTTTGATACCGAACAAGAATCTGACCCACAAATAAAAGCTATTAGTTATCCTTTTACAGGGGCTGATCTCACCCAGCATAATGCACAAGTCGTATATGAATTGACTCTTCAGTCTGCGAGAGAAGTATTACAGGATAGAAGGGTTGATGCTATTGCTATCAGTGGTACGTGGCATTCCCTTGGATTATTCGACCAAGAGATGAAGCCAGTAACTCCAGTTTTTCCATGGAATTCAACAATTGCCTCTCCCATTTGTAGAGAGTTAAGAAGTGACCTTGCTTGGAAATCATATTATCTAGAAACGGGATGCATGATAAATTCAATTTATCCTTTTTTCAAACTTTTATACCTATCCCAATTAGGCTATGACCTCAAAGATTATTATATAGGTGGACAAAATGTTTTTAATTTCTATCAATTAACAAAGAAGTATATGGTATCGGAATGCTTAGTCTCAGGTTCTGGATTATATAATATAAACACACAAGATTATGATGAAAAATTAAATCGTCTTTTAGGCGTTTCTACTTCTAACTTACCAAGTATTGTTCCTTCTAACTCTGTTTTTCCGCTAGATCCAGGAGCTGCTCGGCTACTAAATATATCTCCAGGAATCCCAGTCATGGTTCCAAATTCTGATGGTGGGCTTAATCAAGTTGCTGAAAATGCTCAGAATCCAGGGCAAGCTACATTTTCTGTGGGAACTAGTGGTGCCATAAGGATCTCAACAGCTCAGCCTGTATTATCACCAAACCAATCTACCTGGTGTTATCGTTCCCCTGTTAATTGGCTTACCGGGGTTGCAACCTCAGGTGCCTGTAACTGTATTGACTGGTTCCGAATGAATTTCGCTGCTGGAATGGATTATTCTGCTCTGGAGGCTGAACAAAATTCATATGATGCACCTATTTTCCTCCCATTCTTGAATGGAGAGCGATGCCCGGGGTGGAATGATCAAAGGGAGGCAAGCTTTCATGGTATTAAAGCACAGCATACCATACAGGATTTATATCAAGCTGTTCAAGAGGGTATTCTATTCAACTTATTTCAATCCTATCTTGAGCTTATTGCACTTGTTGGAAAACCCGACAGCATTTATCTATCAGGAGGTATCCTTAATTCAGATAAATGGATTCAAGTTTGTGCAGACATCTTCTGTCAACCATTGTTTCTATCCCATAATAATCAGGCATCTTTGATTGGAGCCCTAAAATTGCTCCTCAATCATTTTAAAGAAAAAGATTGTTTCTTGGAAACTAGCAGAAAAACTGTTTTTCCTAAAGGGGAAAGACAGCGTCTCTATCAAAATCGCTATGAACGATATCTAGAGGCGTACAATTCATTTAAGCAAATATAA